Part of the Rhinoderma darwinii isolate aRhiDar2 chromosome 2, aRhiDar2.hap1, whole genome shotgun sequence genome, TTTTATTTGCACTGATACatggtaacaaactatcaggacaaagagagatttgtgctgctgatgtgtttacctCGCAGAGGATtggctagactggatacaatgtaacaaaccctcagctgtgagatgtGTCAGGTCAGCACAGGTTTTCAGAGACTGAATGTAAAccagaatgttctcattcactgccaGCAAACAGAGAGAGGTTTTATGTTTCATTTCTaaactattagaaagttgcagaacttctcaCCCAATGATTGAGCTTTATTTACATGGGACTGGGTGCGCCCTTTAAAAGTCGTCGCTTGAGGCGGCCACGTGAAGATTTATCGTGATAAACCGTCTGACGTGATCGTTATCTCTGGTAATACAGAGGATTTTTCTCGTTTGTTGGTGGTAAACGCAGGGTTTTTGCTTCATTATCGTCTACGCGTGGGGCGATGATTCAATCTTGTGTGTATGGCCCTTTAAGAAGCAGTGCTAGGAAATGTCATACTGACGGAATGTCTCATAGAACAAGCTGCTGCCGGGTCTCGTCATGACATTATCCAGAAATTGCTAAAACACCAGTGAAGTTAGTGAGGAGAATTCTGCTGGCTGgtgttggaaacagtcagcaagctggtTGTCGGACCCCCTACCTAACgtcttagctgagctcctataatacgggggggggggggggggcaatgaccGGTGTAAAGATGACACTTCTTAGAATACAAATCTGAAGACCAAGTTCtatacagacactgaacaagcaggggatCCTGGGGGATTTCAGCTCTGTGGCTGCAGAATTGTGAAATATTTAGCGGTATCTGGGGCCGCCCTCCGCTCTGCTGCCGCTCCGCAGCCGTGAGATGTAAAGGTTGACATAGGTGGAGTTCCTTGCTGATAGGAGCTGCCGGTCAGGATGAGGTTACAGTAGTCCGGGCGGGAGGAGCTGAGGGCGTCCTCCACCTGATGATTCTATCATTTCAGGACTACTGATTGTATATATGGAAtaagaaggttctatgtaatatatTCCATATACAGTCACCGTAAATTCGGGGATTGCTAATGGCAGCCATTATAATACCCATAGAGGTTGGCACCCAGCTCTCCAGGCACCCTGACTGGCATAGAAATCGTCATTCTTTTAGATACAGTAGTTACTTTCCATTTCTCCCtccttctgtttgtgtcagtctttactgtatttctggaattctattcatgaacAGAACACTAGGTTCCtctgatttttcattttctgttGTATATTTTCTATCTCCTAGATTTCCCTGTGATATTTACAGGATTCTCCCGCCTCGACCATGAGGGTCCTTGTGTCTGTCGGGGTCCTGTTGGGAGTTGTCGGCCTTCTGCACCCGGCCTCAGGATTTCCTTTTATTCTCACCCAGTTGAGCACCCGTAAAAGCAGCTGTAAGGCCATCCCGAGCGGTATGACGCTGTGCCATGCGGTGGGCTACAGCGAAATGCGTCTGCCCAACCTGCTGGGGCACGACACCATGAAAGAAGCCCTACAACAGGCCGGCTCCTGGGTGCCGCTTCTCACCAAGCAGTGCCACGCGGACACCAAGAAGTTCCTGTGCTCGCTCTTCGCCCCGGTGTGCCTCAGTGACCTGGAACAGGCCATCCACCCCTGCCGATCCCTGTGTGAGGAGGTGCGGGACGGCTGCACCCCCGTGATGGCCGCGTTTGGTTTTCCGTGGCCGGAGATGTTTAACTGCTCCCAATTTCCAGAAGGGAACGAGCTTTGTGTGCCCCCTGCTGGTATGGAGGACAAGACGCCGCTGGTGAAAGAAGGTAGGTGGCGCCACTGGTACCTGGCATTCACGTCCTCTCGTCTACTGGCGAAACGTGGCCACAGAGGTCAAGGTCCTCCCATATCCACGAGCCGCCGCGTGGCCCTGCCACCATACGGG contains:
- the LOC142741964 gene encoding secreted frizzled-related protein 2-like, with amino-acid sequence MRVLVSVGVLLGVVGLLHPASGFPFILTQLSTRKSSCKAIPSGMTLCHAVGYSEMRLPNLLGHDTMKEALQQAGSWVPLLTKQCHADTKKFLCSLFAPVCLSDLEQAIHPCRSLCEEVRDGCTPVMAAFGFPWPEMFNCSQFPEGNELCVPPAGMEDKTPLVKEDLPCPACHSDADTEKEFLQDFCSRDFALKVNIRSVSTLDGDLMVIPEIRSRTVYKAKGWAEEELKKTVLWLPDGDNCICQDLQEPGATVLVLGHRADDRLVISWVRKWQKSEKEMKKFSRTVRKFQC